From the Musa acuminata AAA Group cultivar baxijiao unplaced genomic scaffold, Cavendish_Baxijiao_AAA HiC_scaffold_1059, whole genome shotgun sequence genome, the window GATTCCGCTGGAAGTAAGAAAGCTTACGACTTTAGGGAAGGGAACACAAGAAACAAAATGGAGACGAAATGAGGCAAAAGACAAAGGAATCGATCAACGCGACACGGAGATTAAAAGCACCTCTCACCTGagataatattctggtttcagaaACAGGGGGTACCGCCCTTGAAACCCTGGGGCCGCAGTTATCACTTCGAAGACCTATTCGAGCCCTCGTTTTGCACAAAGCTCACAATTTTTGGCTCTTAAACCCCTCTTCCTCACAGTCCTGACCTTCCCCACGACGGCATTGCAGAAAACACAAGAAAACCGACGGAGAAATAGCAACAAGAAGCCAAAACAAAGCCCAAGGCAAACGCTAGAGAGTTGGGAGAGAAGAAGACAAGAGAAGAGATTTGCTGCGGCTGCTGCGTCTTCTCCGTCTTCTCGCGCGAGGTATTTAATGCCTCTGGGTCAACGGAACGGCACAGAGATCAACCGATCGGCAATAAAAGCCACGACTTTTCGAAACTGGGCAACACCGACGAGATCGGAAGTGGTCAGAAACCACAACAAGGGGGTGCAAGCTGGGATATTTCACGAGGAAACCGCAATCCTGGGTTGCGTGAACTGCATTAAAAGATGGGGAACGAGGCGCCGACCACCTTTTTGCGGCAGGATCGGATCAACGCTTGTCGTGTACGCCGATAAACCAGTGAAAATTTTGGAATACGTCGTGTCCAGGATAAAGATGACGGTGGTGAGGGATAGGGGAAGGAGTTGACTTTCTGTACGACCTTCTCGAAAGGAGCGTTGACTTTGTcggtcaaatctcttcttttacggCGATTATTTGGTCATTTTGTGGGATTGTTTCGTTCACCCccgctctctctccccctctcgtTCCGGGGAAATAATTCCCCCATGCGACATACCAGACTTACGATTGGAAGGTATGTACGGATCGGGATGGGACCCATAGGGTGGCAAAAGGGTTTGCCCCACAAGCGCACCTGCCTCACGATTGGTACGCAGATACGGATCGGACGTGGGACCTACAATGTAGGTGAGAGACAGAAGTGAGCTGTAAACAGGGAAGGTGAAAGGTTGTGTCCCGTTTGAGCTATCTCGGTTGCTAATTAATTCTTATAAGTGGCATTTTGTTATGATCATACGAAACAATAAATGATAAGGTTGAGTCCGATTTGATCCTTCTTGCTTTTGTTCAAGCAAGACGTACGGAAAGCAAATCCTAGATGGGATGGTCGTGATTATGCGATAAAACTCTTTTTAGATGTTTATGTTAGGGCGATTGTCCGTGAAAATAgtttttatagattttttttttaatgatatttcttTTTATAGTTTTCAAGCAGTCATCTCTTATCTCTAGTACTTCAAAAAGCTGTAATTTTTATAGTTTTCAAGCAGTCATTTCTTTTTAAATAGTATTTTCGAAACAAAAACACTATACGgtatttttaaaacaaaaacacTATATAGTATTTTTTGGATAAAAACTAACCAACAAAATATTGCAAACAGTtgatggaaaatatttttttgcttGGACGGGAAAATACATGACAGCTTTTGGAAGGTATTTTAAGGATTTTTGAAATACAAGGTGATTGTGTGTGAATTATGAAAAAAGGGTATCATCTAaaaattatccaaaaagaatatattttctaGTACAATCTCTCTTTTTATTGTGTGAttactatttttaaatttttttttataattttaatttaaaatttttaaatttttttaaactatCTTTTTACGTATGAACTCGAAGGACGATATTGATGGGGCACACGAGTGAGGTTGGATGGTGTTGAGTAGTATTAACGATGACGACAAGCAACATTGATAGCAAATTGTGTCGATAGTGATGATGAGCAGCATCAACGGTAAATGGAGAGGTAAGTGACATCGCCTTTGACGGTACCAATAACAAGCATCGAAAGGTCATTATGCGAGCGTTAACGGTGTCAACAATCGATATTTGCAGTGAGTAAGGTTGACGATAATGACGTCGATAGTGAAGATGAAATAAGAGGTTATGAGAAAAAAAGGATAAAATCAATAATACTGAGATCGTAGatagtaaaataaaaattatcatttaaaaattataaatgaaaAAGGATTATCTATAATAAAAAGAGAACGTAAATAATATGCatcttatattaaaaaaatatgagatttaaaatattttttaaatgaaagaTATATACGATAAAGTTATCGCTACTATTAtgattataataaatatatataaatttcttAAAATCATGGCAACGATTTTAAGTCTTTATCTTTTTACGGTGACGATGATTAATCAGTTTAAGTCACTCAAATCGAGCTTAGACCGAGTGTAGATCTAGCTCAAATCGAGCCCAGATCAAGATAATTGGTTCGGTCAAAATTGATGAATCGGTTCATCAAGCAGTTAACAGATAGAGTCGTGACAtgatgactcataataaattattaatataataatacatataatttaagttaaaaaaattttatttaagcCCATGTAGTTTTGATTATGGACTACTTAAGCCTTTATGATTTTACTCATCTAACAtctacattttaaaaaatatagtatataaaccATTTATATCAATTCTGAATTAATaagcatatataaaaaatatagccTCTTTGCTTACGTtgtatgttgactcataataaactattaatataataacatatataatttaaattaaaaaattgagaCCACCATTAATAGCAAAAGGAGACGTCGTCGTGGAAGCGACCACCAATAGCAGCACCGAGATGCTACTGTCTAGTAGGGCATCGTGCGCACGTAGCCTCTCTTGCGTTGGCGATAAACTCAGGAGCTTCCGGTCCTACTTTAGGTGGATGTGTATCGACTAATCAGATGCTAAGCATGCAATAGTCTTAtaatccctcttcctcctcttgagtGTCTTCGTCTCCATCACCTCCTACTTCGTCCTCTCATGTGCCCTCATCGTCGTGCTTGCAACGTGGTGGTCCAGCTCTCCCTCACCTCAACCTCTGACTTTTTCTATCTTTACATTTTCGTCTTCATCCATGGCCTTCATCGCTTCCTCTTCCCCAacaagataaattttttttttaacttaaattatacgtattattatattaatacttTATTATGAATCAGCATATCACGTAAGTAGACTTTAACATCTGTCAACAACGAGACGAGGTAcatgttaaattttttaaaatataaaaattattttaaacacAAACAAAATAATAAAGACTTAAGTGATCCATGACTAAAACCACTTAAGTTatacgtatcattatattaataatttattatgaatcaatatatcacataaataaattataacatTTATTAACttagatttaataaaaatataataattattttatacatAAAAATAAATCGTAAGGACTTAAGTAATTCATAATTAAAACCACAACGGCTAAAATGAATCTTAAGCCCGAAAATGAATCTTAACCCCCAAGTACAAATTATTCTAAACCTATCAAATCTTTGGAATAAAGTAAAAAGATTTCACATAATTTTTCTACAAATCTTTGGAACATCATCCTCGTGAAAAAAAGTAGTACAATGCAAAATCAACATGGGGAGCATGGAATCATTGTAACACTTCTTTAGGAATCTTGGCACTTAAAAACCCATGGTTACACCACTTCACACATTTATTCTCAAGCCCAGTCATTCCTCACTACTGCAATACAAAGACAGAGTTCACTCGAGTGCCAAACAAACTAAGAATTACAGCAAAACGAATACAAGCCAGCTTTATTTAGATCCCATCCACAGTGGACAGAGATGGACAGGCTCATCATAACTGTTCTACAGACTGAGGGCCTTGAGAGAATCACCCTTCTGTTTCAGGCTAACCAGCAAACTGTCGAAACTCTTCTTGAATGACTCCACACCCTCGGCCTCAAGCTGTGCCCCAACTTCGTCCCAGTCAATCCCCAACTTCTCTAGTGCACTGTAAATTCCCTCAGCCTCCGAGATGTTTGAATCAATGGTCCTCGAGACGACACCGTGATCCATAAAGGCTTCAAGAGCCTGGTCGGGCATGGTCGAAACCTGGAACCACATCAAAATATAGGAATGTAATGCCAGGAACATTGTGCTATACCCATAAATTTGAAGTTAAAAACTCTGGATGCACCCATAGCTGAAGTTCCCCGTTTGATGAAATTTCATATAGCCAGATAATAATACATTGGTCAAACCATGCCTAAGAGTGAAAAATATAACCAATTGTATGGTAGGTGTGGTGGCAAGACAATGACACACAAGTTGCACTttgcctaaaactccaccaaagcaATTCAAATCCATGCTCTACGATCATGAATCATTAAATTTCTTGGTGTCCTTTATTATTACCATGGTAAGCACCAACATACACCTCTGATTAGACTATTATACTCGGATAGATTTCACCATTGGGAGTTCAATCGGTAaagctctttttctttttgtttgaaaTAATCTAGAAATACGTTGTAGTAACTAACCGTGTCAGGTCCAATAAGAGGATCGACGTAAAGAGTGTCAGGATATGCAGGATTCTTAACACTGGTCGAGGCCCATAATAACCTCTGCTTTTTGGCACCCTTCTTTACCAAAGCCTCCCAACGTGGACCAGAAAATTTCTTTTGATACAGCTTATAAGCTAGAGTTGCTTGAGCTACAGCTGCCTGCGGGGTTCCAACATAGAGAAGGTAAGCATCAGAAAAGGTAAGCATCTTTGTTAGTCTTCTCATTTTAGAAGCCATGGGCAACAGAGAGTTTACCTTTCCTCGGAGATCAAGAGCTTCAGGCGTCCCAATCTTTTCTAGCATTTTATCAACGAGAGTGTCAACACGACTGACAAAGAAGGAAGCCACACTGGTCACCTTAGAAAGGTCACTGAGCCCAGAAGACTCGAGACCATCCAAATAAGCATCGATCACAGCTTCATATCTAGGGAGTGAGAAGATCAACTGTAAAATATAGAAGTATAATCAGCGCATCAATAATCAACATGTACTGAAGTATTCTACTGTAAAAGCATACGGCCATCATGATTACAAAAAAATACCCCTAAAATCAGGTTCAGGAAGATTTTAGAGATGTAAACTAAAAGTGGCACAGAAAGTgaaacaatttgaagatccaaccaGAATAATTGAATGGAACCATAGAGAAGTGATTCAAAGGAAAATTGgtctttttttaaaaataacgTATCTTCAGTCAAGGAGGGTGAAGTATATAATTTAAGATGGTCAGAGAAAAGACACAAAGCAACCGAACTTACCGTCACATTAACGCTTATACCAAGTGAAATAACTTGTTTGACGGATGGAACACATTCTGCTGTAGCTGGGATCTTTATATACACATTCGGGCGATCAACCACTTTGTGCAAATATTTGGCAGCTTCAACTGTGCCATTGGTATCGTTCGCAAGTCTAGGAGACACTTCAACAGATACATAACCgtcagcaccatctgtttgatcataAATGGGTTCAAAAAGTTTGCAAGCATCTTGAATGTCCTTCACAACAAGTTCCCAGTAAGCACTTTCTATGTCCTTTCCTGCAGTTACCAGCTGCCTATAGACCAAAATTGCACTTTGTTCATGAATATATACAAAGATTTCGGACAGATAAGCATGTAAATTATTAAAAGTTGAACCACTGATAGAAAGATGACAGTTCTTATTCATGGTAATATATCTTTTATAGGTTCTtccataaaaatgaaaaaaaaatccaaacctCTGTGCTAAACACACTTATCATCTTTCTTTTTCAGgttcttccaaaaaaaaaaaaaaaaaaaatccaggcctCCGTGCCAAACACACATAATTTTTCTCCAGCAACCACCAAATAAAAAAGTTCAAGAACCTACTAGAAACTTGGTCATGATGGAGATAATCTAGTCCATTAACTTAAGAATGATGGTATATGATAGGTCATTCACATAGGACAATGGCACATACAGCTCGAGCCCAGCAAATTATTGTGGTTGATACAAGATACTAAGTCAAAATGGTCGAATACCTGAATTGCTCATCATAGGCACTAGACGATGATATAGCT encodes:
- the LOC135666012 gene encoding uncharacterized protein LOC135666012, with product MASISKLSSPAFTAVSSPPLRSEPKLSVDFRRRSGPVRSPIAPLRLSIQRDRSGRSALVVKSSLQDGNGVPSKRTTLHDLYEQQGQSPWYDNLCRPVTDLLPLIASGVRGVTSNPTIFQKAISSSSAYDEQFRQLVTAGKDIESAYWELVVKDIQDACKLFEPIYDQTDGADGYVSVEVSPRLANDTNGTVEAAKYLHKVVDRPNVYIKIPATAECVPSVKQVISLGISVNVTLIFSLPRYEAVIDAYLDGLESSGLSDLSKVTSVASFFVSRVDTLVDKMLEKIGTPEALDLRGKAAVAQATLAYKLYQKKFSGPRWEALVKKGAKKQRLLWASTSVKNPAYPDTLYVDPLIGPDTVSTMPDQALEAFMDHGVVSRTIDSNISEAEGIYSALEKLGIDWDEVGAQLEAEGVESFKKSFDSLLVSLKQKGDSLKALSL